In Solanum lycopersicum chromosome 5, SLM_r2.1, the following are encoded in one genomic region:
- the LOC101255794 gene encoding mediator of RNA polymerase II transcription subunit 20a-like: MPIKWILHWRPNAGTSVNTQILTEISQCVESINGVKDGTWKNTLSFYKPIIKEQANASEFPQNYLGISLQEHPNKYYMLIREERLIIEAESSLQKIMETLQSYKLRVTLIFEGFQYQLGDFRVRVGKAVPNNSENMRGIIMEIEYLPISSWEISHQIMGEFFDIWKEALGKRSLPGHFVHIEPNFAEYGLSDQYTSQHTAVQYDIIITQMVATAISSQGIRI; the protein is encoded by the exons ATGCCAATCAAATG GATTTTGCACTGGCGCCCAAATGCAGGCACATCAGTCAACACTCAAATACTGACAGAAATATCTCAGTGTGTTGAGAGCATTAATGGTGTTAAAGATGGAACATGGAAAAATACTCTTAGCTTTTATAAGCCTATAATCAAAG aacaAGCAAATGCATCGGAGTTTCCCCAAAACTATTTGGGGATTTCACTTCAAGAACATCCCAACAAgtattatatgctaattagagAGGAACGATTGATCATCGAAGCAGAGTCATCTCTTCAGAAGATAATGGAGACCTTGCAGTCCTACAAATTAAGGGTTACACTTATTTTTGAG GGATTTCAGTATCAACTTGGTGACTTCAGGGTGCGAGTGGGCAAAGCTGTTCCAAATAATTCTGAGAACATGAGGGGAATAATTATGGAG atagaGTATCTACCGATTTCCTCGTGGGAAATATCACACCAGATTATGGGTGAATTCTTCGACATATGGAAGGAAGCTCTTGGGAAAAGATCATTACCAGGTCATTTTGTTCACATTGAACCAAATTTTGCTGAGTACGGTCTCTCTGATCAGTACACTTCACAACACACAGCTGTACAATATGATATTATCATAACACAAATGGTAGCAACTGCTATATCATCACAAGGAATCAGAATTTAg